ATTTACCAACAAATACATGCTAATGTAAGCCAGCATTGCACTCTCTGTCTTGTGCTGTTACATAGCCCATAATGCACTGCTGCCTAATTATGGATAGTACTGTACATCCTCTCTCATCCATACATGCCATGGAGCTGCCTTACATTCCTGGTAGCCATAGCAACTTGGGCATGTGCTGATGTTACAGTAGAGGATCATTGTGATGTCACAGGCAGCCCACGGAATGTCTGTTGGGCAACATTCTAACGGCAGACAGATTCCCCTGAGAGCTCAGCTGCACTCTGCACTCTGACGCTTGTGCATCTGCTGAGCGTGAGCACAGCGTTTAAAGCCCAGACCCCAGATAAGACACTTCCTGATGAGACACTGGTCCACCAATGGCTGGACAACAAAGCGCAGATTTCCTGGACAACATGGCCATCGTGATTGACCCTGGCTCTGCCTACACCAAGGCTGGCTTCTCAGGAGAGGAGCACCCCCGCACAGTGGTGCGCTCGACCGCAGGCCTCCCCACTTACACGCCAGGGGAGAGCAGCCGCCTGGGCGCCTTCAGAGGAAACCGTGGGCctggcaccaccaccaccacccccgctCCATCTCCCGCTCCTGCCTGCGATAGCCTGCTCGGCGACTGGGACGCGCTGGAGAGCCTGTGGGGGGCGCTGTTGCAGGACGAGCTAGGCGTGTGCCCGCAGGACCATGCCATCCTGGTCAGCGACTGCCCTCTGGCGCCCCCTGTCCAGCGCGCACGCCTGGCGGAGCTGCTGTTCGAGGGCCTGGGGGTCCCCGCGCTGTACGTGAGCCACGCTCCACTGCTGAGCCTCTACTCCTACGGGCTGGTGACGGGGCTGCAGGTGGACGCAGGGGCGAGTGGAACGCGCGTCTGCCCCGTCTACAGCGGCTACTGCCTGCCCCACGCCGCCCGCGGCCAGCCACTAGGGGGCGCCGCCTTCTCTGCGTACCTGCAGCAGCTGCTGGAGCAGCGGGGGCCAGGGGGAGGGGTCAGCGAGCGACGCGCGACGCTACGGGAGGCCCAGAGCCACAGCTGCTACGTGGCGCAGGACTTTGAGCGGGAGCTGCAGACGGGGTCGGAGGTCACCGAGTACCGGCTGCCCGACGGCACCACCGTCGCCCTGGGCAACGAGCGCTTCCGCAGCGCAGAGCTGCTGTTCTGCCCGTCGCTGGCCGGAGAGCCGCACCCGGGCGTCCACATCCTGGCCCTCAGCAGCGTGCGGGACAGCGCCCCCCAGTGGCAGAAGCAGCTGCTGGCCCACGTGGCGTTGTCCGGCGGGACGTCTCTGCTGCCCGGCTTCCCCGAGCGGCTGCAGTTGGAGCTTGAGCGCCTGGCGCCGCGCGGCTCTCGTGTCATTGTCCACTCCGCTGCCCATCGCCACCTCGCCGCCTGGGTGGGCGGGGCCATCATGGCCTCTCTACGCAGCGTTCGGCCGCTCTGGGTCACCAGCGCCGACTACCAGGAGCACGGACCAGACACAGTGCTGCAGCACTGCTActaaagaccacacacacacacgtgcacgcgcacacacacgcatttacATTGTTTTTTATCTAAAAAAGACTAAAGAGATATTAGAGTAAATTCATGCTTATGAAAGAAAGGTGTCGTCTGGAGTCCTTACAATATAGATATGAGTCCTGTACAATATAGATATGATGAGTCCTGTACAATATAGATATGAAAGAGTCCTGTACAATATAGATATGATGAGTCCGGTACAATATAGATATTAGTCCTGTACAATATAGATATGAGTCCTGTACAATATAGATATGAAAGAGTCCTGTACAATACATATATGAGTCCTGTACAATATAGATATGAAAGAGTCCTGTACAATATAGATAAGAGTCCTGTACAATATAGATATGAAAGAGTCCTGTACAATATAGATAAGAGTCCTGTACAATATAGATATGAGTCCTGTACAATATAGATATCAGTCCTGTacaatattattacattacatttggctgacacatttttaaccaaagcgactaacaacaatATAGATATGAAAGAGTCCTGTACTATGTAGATACATAGATGTATTTATAGTTTATAGATTGATAGCTTTATTAATTCATGAAGTGTGGGAAGTTGTTACCCAGAACATATTCAGCAGGACACAGAAAGCAAGCATTGCACATGAGGGCAGAGAAGGCCAGAGAGTCCAGGTGGGTTTTGGGCCTGGATTTAAAAGCAGtgatggaggggagggggcagtTCTTATATCAGGTGCCTGGATTTAAAAGCAGTGATGGAGGGGGCAGTTCTTATATCAGGTGCCTGGATTTAAAAGCAGTGATGGAATGGGCAGTTCTTATATCAGGTGGCAGCTGATTCCACAAGCGTGGAGCAGCGACTGCGAAGGCTCTGTGGCCTTAGAGTGGGGGATGTGGAGGTCTTTGTTGCCAGATCTGAGAGACCTGGCGGGCTGAATGTGTATGAGGTCAGAGATGTAGATTGGGGCCAgatcattttgtgcttcaaaaacCATTAGCAGAATCTTAAATTGGATCCTGAAATGGACTGGGAGCCAGTGAAGGGAGGCTAAGACTGGACTAATATGCTCCAGTTTTTAGGTACCAGTTAGCAGCCTTGCCACTGCATTCTGTAGAATATATATGGTTGTAATCATAAAAACACTGTAAGCTGATTAATGGAGCATTTCTATTCTTGAGTTTCACAAAAGACTGTCTAAGGAAATGACAATACATATAGTAAAGATCGCAGTGTTTGGTGTAAAGCACACTAGTGTTGCTATCGCAGTGTTTGGTATAAAGCACACTAGTGTTGGGTATAAAGCACAcagaggcgtatcaagctttttaaaaatgtgggggttgtgggataggaaaatgaaacaatctggccaaattataaataactccctacagggacgttgtaagtattttctgagaggggtgcggactatattggtgtccgggagtttctccccagaaatatttttgaaattctgattgctaaacacaccattttaatgcagttttgGGGGGACAGAAGAAGCAACGCCCCTCAtatgtgtggctcatgtgacatgtaggcctacatgatctacctgctatcacttcactatttgacactaccctacatggagacatatctcatgttataaatctagaaatcatttcagaaattatgttttgtgcatatgggttaGCAGGCTAAAATAAATTGCCGACAGcagcctaatttcgaggtatCACGGACACAGAATAGtgacagaactgtaagctcaaattcaaaaacgtttgaagtctaccctaacatatgcaaagggaatataaataaatagtgttgcatatagccagcttaattaatgtaaatttaaagattatgattTGCAGTTTCTATGCTTTTTCCATTGATGGTTACAGGAAGCTAGGCTACGTAGTTTAAACTATTGTTGCTTCTAGTCCACCTTACCTCCAGTTTCACTTGTTGCAGGGACgcacacattgcatgagcgCTCATAAGCGTTCTATTTGAGTTCTACATGCTGGAAATCTTAGTTCTCAGATGTAGAACTCAAATGTGTCTTGACGCCGCCGTTTGTAAGATCAAAATAAGATGTTTTAAATGGAAAGCAATCGTATTTAAGACATTAAGATCTCCAGCAGATGTAGCACTacgacacacattgacagtgaaaTGCCGCCGACGTTTGATCAGATCAAATAAAACGTTCTAAATGGAACACGATGTAATTAAGCTGTTCAGATATTTTCCAAGTGTCTTGGAGACGTATGTGTGCTGACTGGGCTATGtcttgatgacaccaaattaaaaagtaggcctatttctgattcgggaaacatttagcctagtttatttttttttcattccgcGGTCCC
Above is a genomic segment from Alosa sapidissima isolate fAloSap1 chromosome 4, fAloSap1.pri, whole genome shotgun sequence containing:
- the LOC121707571 gene encoding actin-like, with translation MAGQQSADFLDNMAIVIDPGSAYTKAGFSGEEHPRTVVRSTAGLPTYTPGESSRLGAFRGNRGPGTTTTTPAPSPAPACDSLLGDWDALESLWGALLQDELGVCPQDHAILVSDCPLAPPVQRARLAELLFEGLGVPALYVSHAPLLSLYSYGLVTGLQVDAGASGTRVCPVYSGYCLPHAARGQPLGGAAFSAYLQQLLEQRGPGGGVSERRATLREAQSHSCYVAQDFERELQTGSEVTEYRLPDGTTVALGNERFRSAELLFCPSLAGEPHPGVHILALSSVRDSAPQWQKQLLAHVALSGGTSLLPGFPERLQLELERLAPRGSRVIVHSAAHRHLAAWVGGAIMASLRSVRPLWVTSADYQEHGPDTVLQHCY